The Sabethes cyaneus chromosome 3, idSabCyanKW18_F2, whole genome shotgun sequence DNA window gcggttcttggccatttttgcgGCGTTCTGTTGGGAGTCGTCCTTTGCGGCGGCTCTGTTATTCTTCAGGTGACCGATCTCTCGCCGGATCTCTACGAGGTCGGAAGCCGGCACACTATTGCCGTTTGTATagacatgattgtgaggaacgtgctgctggagccaaagatgctgatagacACAcgtaggttaacttccgttgcgtctccttctgttacatcgccgttgagatgcttaTCGATGACCTGATTCCACCTGTCGACGACCTCGCGCTTGTTTATAATTAGATCCCCTCTCTCGTCCCTACACaggtcaggtttaggtgtgtagccctaacgagtttggttcaccttctcgtaaaacttgcacgtgtcattcgcctggaatagttgttccagcttctTTCGATTTCTGtcttccttctggcgctttttcctccccAGGATCATGATCAACTCATTCCGCACTTgttgatacttggccaaattatcTCTCGTAAATATGCTTTGATAGTTTTTCGAAGCTCTTTTTCCCTCTCTATCGCTtattggcattcctcgtcaaaccaattTCGTGCGCTCGAGGCTTCCTCATCTAGCACCGCGATTGTGGCCTCATTAACGGCCTAGCGtgtcatactccatccgttttcgatagcatctagctccacacaGAAACGCAGAACTTCAtgcagtacgcgcgcgtagttttcggcaactcgcaggttgtctaattgccgaatgtttaaccgaggagcaAGGCTTTGTCGCGGATGGCGGTATGAACCGTCGATAGTCttaagcgcacatgtactgctactaggtaatgatccgaATCGATATCCGCATCACGTAGGGAGCGCACGTTGGTGATGTTTGAGAAAAACTGGCCCTCGATGAGATGCAAGGTTTGATGGTcaggctttgtggatatctttgcgaggAAAGAACGTCCTTGTGATCACCAAGCCTTGGGAAGCAGCAAAGTTAATGCATCGCTGGCCATGTCGTCTCCTATTCCCAAATATTGGAAATTAGCCAGTGTAGTACTGTTGTTAGTGTTTCTCTACCATGTTTGTAGATCTCTGCTGGTAATGGGTCCCTATTTCTCACTAAACTTTATGGGGATTTAGTGCTGAGCACTACTATCTTTCTGGGACACTCTTAGATTAATTTCCATCTAGCCTCCTTCTGCAAGGTGTTCAGCGAAGAACTGCTCCATTCTGTCAACCACCTTCCGATCGTTTGTGGCTATCGTCCTTTGTAGCTATGGTCCAGTCTCCGATTACCTGCCTAAATTGTAAAATAGGCCACTTTCTGTGCCCTTTTACAGCTAACAGATGGATATTAactcaaaatattttctttataactgatttttcatttattaacaAATtttcgaaactcggccaaaaaaattttctttggtttttgcctttttgttcgtagatttttgcatgaaaaataacaacgtatttattaaaagcaagaatagatttggttttcacgtttaaactagagtgactatatacagagtggcgacaagtcatcccaaatgtatgcaatgcggtttttccaaggtttttctttctctttcctgcatacgcgttggataggtcgtctgctcgattggaatgacactgacagataattatcattccaattttgacgttgtcgccactctgtatatagtcactctagtttaaacaattctctttgtttttttttcgccccgccTTCAGTGGCCTAACACCGgaggaacaaaaacttttttaaatatttgtaatggcctaactgatAAATTAAAaggaaatacacattttttataatttcaaaattcaCTTTAATAAATAATTGACTATTTTTTACATTCGTTTTAGTGATAGTACTAATATTGCTAACGTGAACAAAGCTGTTATTTTAACTGTGATTAGAACTTACACACATAAATACATTTACATATATCGATAGTTTTATCGTTTTCCTACACTAAAATCACCTGGCACATTTTAATCTTACAATGGCAACGATTTCCTTCTGTTAGCGAATGCTGTATTCAACGTTGAGATTTGCGACGATGTTTTGCTTTAAATCACGTATAGTACACGAAGGACCAGTAGAAAATGTTGAATACTAGGAAACAAAGCGGAAATACAAATCGTGACCGTTTATCGATCCATATAGCTATTTCCTGCGGTGTCATTGTCGTCCAACCATTTCCATTCACATTGGACTGGTCGCCAGGTTTCTTCGCATCGCCGTTGACCAACGAGGTATCTTCTATCCTTATTGAAACGTTACCGCTTCGGTTATCCAAATTATCTACACTGGAAGTGGTTATAATAGGAAGTGTAGAACTGGATTTCGCTGGAAAAGACTTTAAAGAAAAGATAAGGTTTTGCAACTGTTGATTTCCAAAAACTTTTTCCACTTACGTGAACTGTTAGATAATTGTTAAATGAGTTCGTCGAAGCAGTAACCGTCGCTTGACCGTCTAGACTAGTGCAGGAATGAGATTTCTGTAAGCCTCCAATATCCTTACGAGTAGGGAGTGGAGTGAgagatttaaaaatatatttgctgtTCTTTTTCTTCAGCTCAACATTTTTCCTTCGTCTCCAAATAGTATTTACAAAAGCAAACTCCACTAAACTGCCAAAAATAAAACCAGTACACCCCAGAAACCAGATTTCTGAGGCTTTGATGTAGCTAACTTTCGGCAGTGTTTTGCCTTGGGCAGAAGCTAACGTAATAAAAGTCAACATGGTGCTGGTTCCCAATGTGATTCGAGGTGCAGACTGGTCTGCTTGTAACCAAAATGTAACCCAAGAGATCGCTACTAACATAATCGAGGGAATAAAATAATCCATTAAGTAAAAGCCCATTTCTCTAGCAAGATGGACAGTGAAACTTAGCGAACTGTAGTTTCCAGCTGAAAAGATTAACATGTTGTGAAAAAATGTTACCCCGTTATTCAGAAATTTCTCACCAAAAGCACCGTGTCGTAGATCACTTAAATCAGCATTAACGATTGTCTCATTAGTAAACATATCTAAAAGTACATATTCTGTTAGATGTAGCTCTGGGGCCAGTGTCACCGGAGTGCTTTTCTCCCATTTCAGAATAAGATCGCCAACGTTGTACAtccctgaaaaaaaaaacagaatacaCAGTGTTATTTACTGTTTACATTAGTTAAGTCCTGTTTTCACATACAGCTTTCAAGCACCGTGGAGCAATGTTGCTCATCGAATGGGAATTTCTGCAGATTCATCCAGCAATACAACGTGGCACTGATTCGCGTGGATATTATGATAGTACCATCCGGTGAAATCGATGTCAGAATGTCCTTTTCTGCCGTTCCCAGAATGTCTGAACTGCGCTCGTTAGCTAGGAAAACGTGCGGTACCCAAATCACGTCCCGCAGCGACTGTTCGCCCATAATTGGATCCGTACGGTTCGGTGCAACTCGTTTAAAAACTAGTCTAGGATCTACGAACCGTAGCTGGAGCAATGCGTGGATTTTGAATTGCTGGATGAAATTTAAAACGGGGATAAGTTagtttgaaaataatgaacataTAAGTGCTTACCAAGTCATGTGCTTCCAAGTTTTGGAGGAAATAGATGTATGCTCGGGCAAAAACCTCTACCGGCAATTTTGTACCATTttgaactgaaataaaaatgatAAACATGCGTCTAAATAGCAACGTTTAGGTAGTTACGTTTACACAAATCATCTATAAACAATTATTGTTTTCGGAATCAAATGAttatattaatattattttatatCAACTAATGCATTCTCTCCGTTTTCTGTTTTAGCCAAGGTTTGATGTCACGAGGTAACATGTCGGTAATAAACTATATCTACTAACTACGATTCGTGTTATCTATCATTAATGCAGATTGCTTTTAAGGTTGGAATATTTCAAAGAGAATAGTCCATAATATAATCTCTTATTGCATCTTATCTCttattgccaaaaaaaaactagtTGAAGCCCGCGTGCATTACCTCGCGTGAATTGAGAGCGAGTTGGAGGTGCCCAATCTAAATTTCTATAATTTCGACGAAAACACTTTTTTGATGTGCTAATCTAGCTTCACTATAACGGAAATAACCGGAATATATGATCAAAACGCCTAAATGTAAAGTGTTATTAGAACTATGCAACTCAATaagatgcaactacgttactgatgCTTGTCTTGACTGCAAGCTGGCATAATTAGCtggagtctttgcttaatgcgattcttaccacgaaaatatggcgtcctgtcaggggtctggttttggttacagacgaACACAGACGCTTATAGTATTAGAAGAGTGAGTTTAGGTAGAGAATGCAAAATAAGTAGATATTTTAAGTCATACAAAAATGTTACACATCATGCGTCAAGGATGTTTataattataagaaattttcgaTATTGTCCTACTAGTATTTATGTACGCGTTTTCCAATGATGATTTTTAACGCGATTTGTCTTATTTATAGTTATTAACTTTAAATCTTTTAGTAAACTCTAAATTATGATAGGTTGTTCAGTAGCACGGCACTACCAGCCGCAAGGTATTTTCCACACAGTAAACACGCTTCATGCTTCATCAGTACTTTATAGGCGTTTAAAAGCTAGGgcttggcggcggcggcggcggttgcAAATACTTACTGGTCATCGGTCGCTCCAATCGATCATACCGGCAGACGTGAGTGAGCCGAGAAAGTAGCTGCGTCTGAGACATGTGGTCCGCTTCGTCTAGGGACGGGCAGTCAGGATCGCTGCGATGAGAAAATAAGACGGCGAGTGAGTAAAAAAGTGTTTGTCGCAgatgttttgttaaaaaaatgcgATTGATGGCAGGCCATTCTGTATGCTGCAATACAATGACGTGACGCAAATCAACTGCAACTACCGGTTGAACATAAAGGGTTTAGTGTTTTTCGAACGTGTTGGAAGCTTCAGACTCATAATCGTCTCGAGATAACATGAAAAGCAATTCATTTGCCAGTGGTTTAGAACAAGGAGTTGCATAAGACTGTTCAATTAATCGTATTGTTTCTGAAAATATTTACTTTACTACTAATTTCATTATGATTGATGTCCATTACTTCTATCccaagtaatatttttgttgtacaatagcttatcaagcacttgttccacgggaatCAGCTgcacaatagtttaataagctattatacaacaaaaatgttacttgggatattctGTATTTTTAATGACTGTATTGTACTGAATGCAGTTCGAATAATCAAAACATGCTGAATATGTTCAGTTCTCACTTAGcatgtgaattttttttcaaaattataacaacatgtttgcaaaaaataaggaaattttcacattttcctcattttggacattttggaCAGCCTTCATTTTGGACATGGTggggctgttgcaagatgaagagtttctcatcagaaaacacgtaCTCCTGACCATCGTGCCGCGaaggtatcagttttgctctgtccagcctcttcttcgttgtagcctccgttaccccgtgaaccttgcgtttcttgtacggctcgcatcccaggtccttcgccatgatggtgtgggcagtcccgatggacacatccaggtcaacagtggtcttccggatcgagcggttcatttttcgacacactcgctccctcaccaccttgatggctgttggcgtcctcgccgaacgcgaccgcccggatctagcacggtccttggccgagcccgtctcctGGTACCGACGGATGATGTTATAGATAAACTTCCGCTTCATCCCGTGAGATTTCAACCGCCAAAATATGTCGCCGGGCCGCTCACCTCTCACAAACAACTTTATTACGaagttgcggtactccttcatcgcgcgcggtaaacaaatagcAAATGATATCAATTCGACaacttgcgcgtcggttagcctatatattagtctaaagctgacaccaataccaatacacagatgatgcgcacttacacaacgatgaaaagttgtattcgaacttattgaacaccctgtagttGACCACTCTTGCTGAAAATTGTGCCTCACGCTTCAATACCTGTTCGCCAGATCACACCCTTAATAGTGATGgtaaataacatacagaacatCTTTCTTGAGCCTTACGGATTCATGTCAAAGTGCTCTACTCCGAGCACCAATCTACTAACACTCACTTCTTATACGAGATGAACGCGGAATGTTCATAACAGCTGACAGACTGACGTTATCTATACGGATTTCTCCCCTGCTTTTGACCAAATGAATTATCAAATCGCCTTCGCTAAACTGAAGAAACTCGCTATCGAAGAATCGCTGCTTCTGGGGGCCAAATAATACCTGTTGAATGGTCATCTCAATGTATATATGGGCAGGTTCCATTTAGCATTTTATGCGAGATTCCTCAGTGCCACCATCTCGGAcctttttgttatttgtttgttatgtaaaaaatcacttgACAGCATGGTGGGCTTATGTCCTTGGGTGCTAAAACAACCCCGCTGGCTTCGTATCACTCCTTTGTATAgcggcacgaagctagatccggccataagatcgtagggccctcatgttgcttcaacagaggaagcagacactccttctgtagacactccttgaggtagatttgCCCGTTTAtaatcccggtagtcacgagcggcgcactccgtttgctatatgagcagatcgcttgccaaattgtgtatttttcagcaaactttgaaagtttctgcttccttacttcctcctgAACATTGTGCTGGGCtatgaagaacagtagccctggAAGCCGCCTTGGCGtaacgtaagtctcatcatccatgatggaTGAGACATGAGACCATGAAGCTTTGCCTGCATCTGGTACTTTGTACTTTTGTACTTTGTACCTATGCAGTCCCTCCTGGTCAGTGGTTCTCTAAACGAAGGAAaggacttggacagattcaacctTTTGGCCACATCCTCGACCTGGCCACAAtactttcacgacacgcttgtgattctGACAGAACATCCATTTTGACCGCATTCCtctttccgttcgatgctcagagtttcataGCAACGTTTAATCACATGGCTCACCGTTAAATGCACGATTTCAAGTTATTTCCAGATATCCCGATTTCTTCcaagtgcttgcgcaaaatcgattcgcaacgttgcttttcgggtgacgccgtcGTTTGccaatacaaaaattacagctTTACTACAGTGTAAACACAAAAAATAATCATTGGCGGAACGatcgctcatttctaggggggggagGAGGGGTGGCAAAATTTctggactgaacatttttttggttTCCGAATTGTTTATACAGAATTTTGAAACGACCGCGATTTTTTCCCTTGTTTTCCAGaatattttagtttaattttaatattccgAAACTGTCTAAATCAATTATCAATAATAGAGCAACTATAGCTCAAACGCGGAAAAGGCcatttttgactcgactatttttggttgaaatgaaattttcctgatgcgttggataccacgcaagaactcattttccactaaacttgatttttttcagAAGGGcgcatttagaaatgagattacttttttcaaaacatcataTCCTGAAAACTACTTTTTTGATCAAAATGGTGTCAAAagaaaagttgtaggaaattaagtgtattttcagaaaaaaaattacactgcaagaaatattttttcaaaaccctgatgaaaatcataaaatatcaattatctcaaaaccatccCCTTCGATATGCCTAATTTTTTTTAGGGATAGTTTAAATTATGCcttaaaatctggtgaagagctatcgatggacCCTCTCAtggcctggggtaccaggccccctccagaattctgcaggccccctccagaaattttcctcatcggaattggaaaccggaaaaaaaactcagtgtatatgttcccgctgtgtagatattttatttttcactagGCATCACAAAAGCGTAGTTGCCGTCGTCGTCAGTGGCTTAGTAGCCActccggctcatgctgtttcaagtgttcgtctccatttaactgcatcttgggccactcgtcgcaaatttcccaattacagaagtcgcaaatcactttcaacgtggtcgagctatcttgcacgttgagcctccctgttcctgatgctggtgcagttgttaaagagacctgttttcgtcgcactgtagcctactgactttcataCGTATCCGttgctctccgctttcagtttgtactccgccaaatatcgtccgcagtaccttccgctcgaacattgCGTAtgcgtagcgttttgcgaagggctaaggaagcctaatttcccgcttaaatgcgtaactagatccccttactagtgttgttgtctgtgtgcaccagcaatcccaaatacacgaacccatctgtCACTTATAGTTCGTCGTCATCAACAGTTtccgtccgcgagaggcacgcgtttgtttcctttcagtgtttggtcttggccgcatttatgtttagaacaTTCCTAGatcctagattccgatttcgtcggatcaccccttcaagtgcgatgttgaatagcatgcaaaacaagccgtcaccttgtcccactttcgccgcgtctcaaagtaactcgaaagtatctccgagatgcacacgaaacacaacactctccCCAATGTAGCTCTGCACAGTTGCGTCAGTTGATTcggaaaatcgtgttcgtgcattatctgccatagccggtctcaatcgactgtatcgtatgttgctttgaaatcaataaagatgtgacgcgcggacaggttgtactcccgacgtttctggtaattgcgcggaccctcatcaagcccgcctggtatttccttacaaaaccttgtgctatcgatgaCAGCCAGAAAA harbors:
- the LOC128741399 gene encoding pH-sensitive chloride channel 2-like: MRPVVNTVVVQAFVIVFFTIAKISAITNLSDHVTTDVPKESTRGDLANDTEIVDTTLLIKEYERTNPAGDETTTIVISSSSSTKPSQNIPTVENATVPSVPAENKTMTPEELQKLLLPPAKVEAAILHFNTTEDTHEKNMNDPDCPSLDEADHMSQTQLLSRLTHVCRYDRLERPMTIQNGTKLPVEVFARAYIYFLQNLEAHDLQFKIHALLQLRFVDPRLVFKRVAPNRTDPIMGEQSLRDVIWVPHVFLANERSSDILGTAEKDILTSISPDGTIIISTRISATLYCWMNLQKFPFDEQHCSTVLESWMYNVGDLILKWEKSTPVTLAPELHLTEYVLLDMFTNETIVNADLSDLRHGAFAGNYSSLSFTVHLAREMGFYLMDYFIPSIMLVAISWVTFWLQADQSAPRITLGTSTMLTFITLASAQGKTLPKVSYIKASEIWFLGCTGFIFGSLVEFAFVNTIWRRRKNVELKKKNSKYIFKSLTPLPTRKDIGGLQKSHSCTSLDGQATVTASTNSFNNYLTVHSFPAKSSSTLPIITTSSVDNLDNRSGNVSIRIEDTSLVNGDAKKPGDQSNVNGNGWTTMTPQEIAIWIDKRSRFVFPLCFLVFNIFYWSFVYYT